A part of Mustela erminea isolate mMusErm1 chromosome 9, mMusErm1.Pri, whole genome shotgun sequence genomic DNA contains:
- the SYTL2 gene encoding synaptotagmin-like protein 2 isoform X2 has translation MESDSPFQGKGNTLPSRTCQNNNVNINPKSIILSQQGKEDPGILKPCEIYGPHQGNKTMYSSHGSKNRGEGNWALSPISNYPYSALKGPEREDQVPCNIKNVGSLSEEEPKLHVYEKKRRNSEVNFDSSTLVKEPSLKENMKAERESKEGDPCILKTPLETENIESLHGATKNKYSKKPEVQLQETTEVPKNQVQREKYKRVSERISFWEGEKAAAKLTHKEPTSSCCQGKPPAKEYQPVKSVDSLSTGQSECNQATSRQVVLDENGHTAHLSSFYSSNKPEETRPQISGPSKNYPSVDQSGEVSPFQNKINEHIKRSPVAESCHYERDSTLPAWQHSLNTGSAAHLPLEKDKPLISESNPNFKVMSLKQRMDEPNTEQVYNHSQFENLRKFWDLGANPNSQENVGKNTNTVSQNYVEPFYSQKHKQFSDIKLSGKHIHEIGMLPGKKKILAREEIEKLNSKHTLQVLPEETTFPLGPSRKSTHHLPSFESSKENVGKNMKLFVTPVFKEEKDYSDQEVQESIVKTSALSKDYKDTFNDSLQKLLSEASSLAMHPSGGKVHGKQKSEPDISGNKTWPQDTGFAETEGEDKGHKESIYEHVDKTVAPPKVKLNTLTASLDKLLKEATGTSPCALPSVLEPVTTRISSEPEEGRVYEKGIEGTEWSPSTSAYQKVLIAPFPKGSETLVNTALSQKSGSGECQPSTEDGCQVAAESSHPSGPPSHLYRKDSFGNVANSSQERPSSRDAHLAPQDEALPSQREISETVEKVILSPKPTLNDINVVLQKLLREACYPVGREVVPGEVKAEFPEGVQAAGSPPNSIPGATMDVTVPDKDDFCSFNVVPDKTHNAGSYLAARVPPSEQTRHSCDSPVTQCGKELPQEVAEIMRETVIQPKSEFLEFSAGLEKLLKEATEPPSSKYESDPGTLSPSNVTGSEEEPSPVLKTLERSAARKMPSKSLEDISSDSPNQAKIDNLPEELVRSAEDDQKTDQEPDTNECIPGISTVPSPPDNPFSHPDKLKRMSKSVPAFLQDESDDRETDTASESSYQFSRHKKSPSSLTNLSSSSGMTSLSSVSGSVMSVYSGDFGNLEVKGNIQFAIDYVDSLKELHVFVAQCKDLAAADVKKQRSDPYVKTYLLPDKGKMGKKKTLVVKKTLNPVYNEILRYKVEKQILKTQKLNLSVWHRDTFKRNSFLGEVELDLETWDWDNKQNKQLKWYPLKRKTAPIALEAENRGEMKLALQYVPEPIPGKKLPTTGEVHIWVKECLDLPQLRGSHLNSFVKCIILPDTSRKSRQKTRAVGKTTNPVFNHTMVYDGFRPEDLTEACVELTVWDHYKLTNQFLGGLRIGFGTGKSYGTEVDWMDSTSEEVALWEKMVNSPNTWIEATLPLRMLLIAKISK, from the exons ATGGAATCTGATTCACCATTCCAGGGAAAGGGAAATACATTGCCTTCAAGAACTTGCCAAAATAATAATGTGAATATCAATCCCAAATCCATTATTTTGTCCCAACAAGGCAAGGAAGATCCAGGCATATTGAAACCATGTGAAATCTATGGCCCACATCAAGGGAATAAAACTATGTATTCTAGCCATGGTTCAAAAAACAGAGGAGAAGGAAACTGGGCACTTTCCCCAATCAGTAACTATCCCTACAGTGCTCTCAAAGGACCTGAGAGAGAAGACCAGGTTCCATGCAACATTAAGAATGTTGGCAGCTTAAGTGAAGAAGAGCCTAAGCttcatgtttatgaaaaaaagagaagaaactcagAAGTAAATTTTGACTCTTCAACACTTGTCAAAGAACCAAGTTTGAAAGAGAACATGaaggcagagcgagagagcaaaGAAGGAGATCCATGCATCCTGAAAACTCCTTTAGAGACAGAGAATATTGAGTCACTACATGGGGCTACCAAAAACAAGTATTCGAAGAAGCCTGAGGTCCAGTTACAAGAAACTACTGAGGTTCCCAAGAACCAAgtgcaaagagaaaaatacaaaagagtaAGTGAAAGAATATCTTTCTGGGAAGGCGAGAAAGCTGCTGCTAAGTTAACTCATAAAGAACCCACATCGTCATGCTGTCAAGGGAAACCTCCTGCTAAAGAATATCAGCCTGTGAAGTCCGTGGACAGTTTATCTACAGGCCAGAGTGAATGTAATCAAGCCACTAGCAGACAAGTGGTCCTAGATGAGAATGGCCACACAGCCCATCTCTCCAGTTTTTATTCCTCAAATAAACCTGAAGAGACCAGACCCCAGATATCAGGTCCATCCAAAAACTATCCTTCTGTTGACCAATCAGGTGAAGTGTCTCCATTTCAGAATAAgataaatgaacatataaaaagatCGCCAGTGGCAGAGAGTTGCCATTATGAAAGGGACAGTACTTTACCGGCTTGGCAACATTCTTTGAATACTGGGAGTGCAGcacatttgcctttggagaaagacaaaccTCTAATCAGTGAATCAAATCCCAACTTTAAAGTTATGTCCCTAAAACAGAGAATGGATGAACCCAATACAGAACAGGTCTATAATCACTCTCAATTTGAGAATTTAAGAAAGTTTTGGGACTTAGGAGCCAATCCAAACAGTCAAGAAAATGTTGGGAAGAATACTAACACAGTAAGCCAAAATTATGTGGAGCCATTTTATAgccagaaacacaaacaattcagtgacattaaattATCAGGAAAGCATATCCACGAAATAGGGATGCttccaggtaaaaaaaaaattctggcaagagaggaaatagagaaattaaattcaaagCATACACTCCAGGTGTTACCAGAAGAAACCACATTTCCATTGGGACCATCCAGAAAGTCTACTCATCATTTGCCATCATTTGAGTCATCAAAGGAAAATGTGGGAAAGAATATGAAATTGTTTGTTACACCAGTGTTCAAGGAAGAAAAGGATTACTCCGACCAAGAGGTTCAAGAATCCATAGTTAAAACAAGTGCTTTGTCTAAAGACTACAAAGACACTTTTAATGACAGCTTACAGAAGCTACTTTCAGAAGCTTCATCACTAGCCATGCATCCTTCGGGTGGAAAAGTTCATGGAAAACAAAAGTCTGAACCAgatatttctggaaataaaacatGGCCTCAAGATACAGGTTTTGCTGAGACTGAGGGAGAAGACAAAGGACATAAGGAGAGCATTTATGAGCATGTAGACAAAACAGTAGCTCCTCCGAAGGTTAAGCTGAACACTTTGACTGCTAGTCTAGACAAACTCCTAAAGGAAGCTACTGGAACTTCGCCCTGTGCCTTGCCAAGTGTGTTGGAACCTGTTACCACTAGGATCAGCTCTGAACCTGAAGAGGGTAGAGTTTATGAAAAAGGGATAGAAGGGACAGAATGGAGTCCCAGCACATCAGCCTATCAGAAAGTGCTAATAGCTCCTTTTCCAAAGGGAAGCGAAACTTTGGTAAATACAGCTCTTTCCCAGAAATCTGGAAGTGGCGAATGCCAGCCAAGCACGGAGGATGGGTGTCAGGTAGCTGCAGAAAGTTCTCACCCATCGGGTCCACCTTCCCATCTTTACAGAAAAGATTCTTTTGGGAATGTGGCCAACTCTTCCCAAGAGAGGCCTTCTTCCAGAGATGCTCATCTTGCTCCCCAGGATGAGGCATTACCTTCACAAAGGGAAATTTCAGAGACTGTAGAAAAAGTCATTCTTTCACCTAAACCCACCTTGAATGATATAAATGTTGTAttacaaaagctactgagagaaGCTTGCTATCCAGTGGGGAGGGAAGTAGTGCCTGGGGAAGTAAAAGCAGAATTTCCTGAAGGAGTCCAGGCAGCAGGTAGCCCCCCAAATTCTATACCAGGGGCTACAATGGATGTTACAGTTCCAGACAAAGATGATTTTTGTTCCTTCAATGTAGTCCCTGATAAAACTCACAACGCTGGATCTTATTTAGCTGCTCGAGTGCCTCCATCAGAGCAAACCCGTCACTCATGTGATTCCCCTGTTACTCAGTGTGGCAAAGAGTTACCTCAGGAAGTGGCAGAAATTATGAGGGAAACAGTTATTCAACCTAAATCAGAGTTCCTAGAATTCAGTGCTGGCTTAGAAAAACTATTGAAGGAAGCAACTGAACCCCCCTCCTCAAAATACGAAAGTGACCCAGGAACTCTTTCTCCATCAAATGTAACAG GTTCAGAAGAAGAACCCAGTCCTGTCTTGAAAACTTTGGAAAGGAGTGCTGCTAGGAAAATGCCTTCCAAAAGTCTAGAAGACATTTCGTCAGATTCACCAA ATCAAGCAAAAATAGATAATCTGCCAGAAGAATTAGTACGTAGTGCTGAAGATG ATCAAAAAACAGATCAGGAACCAGACACAAATGAGTGCATACCAGGAA TTTCCACAGTGCCTTCACCACCTGATAATCCATTTTCCCACCCTGACAAACTCAAAAGGATGAGCAAGTCCGTTCCAGCATTTCTCCAAGATGAG AGTGATGACAGAGAAACAGATACAGCCTCAGAGAGCAGTTACCAGTTCAGCAGACACAAGAAGAGCCCGAGCTCTTTAACCAATCTTAGCAGCTCCTCTGGCATGACGTCCCTGTCTTCT GTAAGCGGCAGTGTGATGAGTGTTTACAGTGGAGACTTTGGCAATCTGGAAGTGAAAGGAAATATTCAGTTTGCAATCGACTATGTGGACTCACTGAAGGAGTTACACGTCTTTGTGGCCCAGTGTAAAGACTTAGCAGCAGCAGATGTTAAAAAACAGCGCTCAGACCC ATATGTGAAGACCTATTTGTTACCAGACAAGGGCAAAATGGGCAAGAAGAAAACACTTGTAGTGAAGAAGACTTTGAATCCTGTGTATAACGAGATACTGAGG TATAAAGTcgaaaaacaaatcttaaaaacacaaaagttgAACCTCTCTGTTTGGCATCGGGATACATTTAAGCGCAATAGTTTTCTAGGGGAAGTGGAACTTGACTTGGAAACTTGGGACTGggacaacaaacaaaataaacaactgaAATGGTACCCTCTGAAGCGAAAG ACAGCACCGATTGCCCTTGAAGCGGAAAACAGAGGTGAAATGAAGTTAGCTCTCCAGTACGTCCCAGAGCCAATTCCTG GTAAAAAGCTTCCGACAACGGGAGAGGTGCACATCTGGGTGAAGGAATGTCTTGATCTACCACAGCTAAGGGGCAGCCATCTAAATTCTTTTGTTAAATG TATCATCCTTCCAGATACAAGTAGGAAAAGTCGTCAAAAAACCAGAGCTGTAGGGAAAACCACCAATCCTGTCTTCAACCACACCATGGTGTATGACGGGTTCAGGCCTGAAGATCTGACAGAAGCCTGTGTAGAGCTTACTGTCTGGGACCATTACAAATTAACCAACCAGTTTTTGGGAGGTCTTCGGATTGGCTTTGGAACAG gTAAAAGCTATGGTACTGAAGTGGATTGGATGGACTCTACTTCAGAGGAAGTTGCTCTCTGGGAAAAGATGGTAAATTCCCCCAACACTTGGATTGAAGCAACTCTGCCTCTCAGAATGCTGCTGATTGCCAAGATTTCAAAATGA
- the SYTL2 gene encoding synaptotagmin-like protein 2 isoform X8, with protein sequence MESDSPFQGKGNTLPSRTCQNNNVNINPKSIILSQQGKEDPGILKPCEIYGPHQGNKTMYSSHGSKNRGEGNWALSPISNYPYSALKGPEREDQVPCNIKNVGSLSEEEPKLHVYEKKRRNSEVNFDSSTLVKEPSLKENMKAERESKEGDPCILKTPLETENIESLHGATKNKYSKKPEVQLQETTEVPKNQVQREKYKRVSERISFWEGEKAAAKLTHKEPTSSCCQGKPPAKEYQPVKSVDSLSTGQSECNQATSRQVVLDENGHTAHLSSFYSSNKPEETRPQISGPSKNYPSVDQSGEVSPFQNKINEHIKRSPVAESCHYERDSTLPAWQHSLNTGSAAHLPLEKDKPLISESNPNFKVMSLKQRMDEPNTEQVYNHSQFENLRKFWDLGANPNSQENVGKNTNTVSQNYVEPFYSQKHKQFSDIKLSGKHIHEIGMLPGKKKILAREEIEKLNSKHTLQVLPEETTFPLGPSRKSTHHLPSFESSKENVGKNMKLFVTPVFKEEKDYSDQEVQESIVKTSALSKDYKDTFNDSLQKLLSEASSLAMHPSGGKVHGKQKSEPDISGNKTWPQDTGFAETEGEDKGHKESIYEHVDKTVAPPKVKLNTLTASLDKLLKEATGTSPCALPSVLEPVTTRISSEPEEGRVYEKGIEGTEWSPSTSAYQKVLIAPFPKGSETLVNTALSQKSGSGECQPSTEDGCQVAAESSHPSGPPSHLYRKDSFGNVANSSQERPSSRDAHLAPQDEALPSQREISETVEKVILSPKPTLNDINVVLQKLLREACYPVGREVVPGEVKAEFPEGVQAAGSPPNSIPGATMDVTVPDKDDFCSFNVVPDKTHNAGSYLAARVPPSEQTRHSCDSPVTQCGKELPQEVAEIMRETVIQPKSEFLEFSAGLEKLLKEATEPPSSKYESDPGTLSPSNVTGSEEEPSPVLKTLERSAARKMPSKSLEDISSDSPNQAKIDNLPEELVRSAEDDQKTDQEPDTNECIPGISTVPSPPDNPFSHPDKLKRMSKSVPAFLQDEVSGSVMSVYSGDFGNLEVKGNIQFAIDYVDSLKELHVFVAQCKDLAAADVKKQRSDPYVKTYLLPDKGKMGKKKTLVVKKTLNPVYNEILRYKVEKQILKTQKLNLSVWHRDTFKRNSFLGEVELDLETWDWDNKQNKQLKWYPLKRKTAPIALEAENRGEMKLALQYVPEPIPGKKLPTTGEVHIWVKECLDLPQLRGSHLNSFVKCIILPDTSRKSRQKTRAVGKTTNPVFNHTMVYDGFRPEDLTEACVELTVWDHYKLTNQFLGGLRIGFGTGKSYGTEVDWMDSTSEEVALWEKMVNSPNTWIEATLPLRMLLIAKISK encoded by the exons ATGGAATCTGATTCACCATTCCAGGGAAAGGGAAATACATTGCCTTCAAGAACTTGCCAAAATAATAATGTGAATATCAATCCCAAATCCATTATTTTGTCCCAACAAGGCAAGGAAGATCCAGGCATATTGAAACCATGTGAAATCTATGGCCCACATCAAGGGAATAAAACTATGTATTCTAGCCATGGTTCAAAAAACAGAGGAGAAGGAAACTGGGCACTTTCCCCAATCAGTAACTATCCCTACAGTGCTCTCAAAGGACCTGAGAGAGAAGACCAGGTTCCATGCAACATTAAGAATGTTGGCAGCTTAAGTGAAGAAGAGCCTAAGCttcatgtttatgaaaaaaagagaagaaactcagAAGTAAATTTTGACTCTTCAACACTTGTCAAAGAACCAAGTTTGAAAGAGAACATGaaggcagagcgagagagcaaaGAAGGAGATCCATGCATCCTGAAAACTCCTTTAGAGACAGAGAATATTGAGTCACTACATGGGGCTACCAAAAACAAGTATTCGAAGAAGCCTGAGGTCCAGTTACAAGAAACTACTGAGGTTCCCAAGAACCAAgtgcaaagagaaaaatacaaaagagtaAGTGAAAGAATATCTTTCTGGGAAGGCGAGAAAGCTGCTGCTAAGTTAACTCATAAAGAACCCACATCGTCATGCTGTCAAGGGAAACCTCCTGCTAAAGAATATCAGCCTGTGAAGTCCGTGGACAGTTTATCTACAGGCCAGAGTGAATGTAATCAAGCCACTAGCAGACAAGTGGTCCTAGATGAGAATGGCCACACAGCCCATCTCTCCAGTTTTTATTCCTCAAATAAACCTGAAGAGACCAGACCCCAGATATCAGGTCCATCCAAAAACTATCCTTCTGTTGACCAATCAGGTGAAGTGTCTCCATTTCAGAATAAgataaatgaacatataaaaagatCGCCAGTGGCAGAGAGTTGCCATTATGAAAGGGACAGTACTTTACCGGCTTGGCAACATTCTTTGAATACTGGGAGTGCAGcacatttgcctttggagaaagacaaaccTCTAATCAGTGAATCAAATCCCAACTTTAAAGTTATGTCCCTAAAACAGAGAATGGATGAACCCAATACAGAACAGGTCTATAATCACTCTCAATTTGAGAATTTAAGAAAGTTTTGGGACTTAGGAGCCAATCCAAACAGTCAAGAAAATGTTGGGAAGAATACTAACACAGTAAGCCAAAATTATGTGGAGCCATTTTATAgccagaaacacaaacaattcagtgacattaaattATCAGGAAAGCATATCCACGAAATAGGGATGCttccaggtaaaaaaaaaattctggcaagagaggaaatagagaaattaaattcaaagCATACACTCCAGGTGTTACCAGAAGAAACCACATTTCCATTGGGACCATCCAGAAAGTCTACTCATCATTTGCCATCATTTGAGTCATCAAAGGAAAATGTGGGAAAGAATATGAAATTGTTTGTTACACCAGTGTTCAAGGAAGAAAAGGATTACTCCGACCAAGAGGTTCAAGAATCCATAGTTAAAACAAGTGCTTTGTCTAAAGACTACAAAGACACTTTTAATGACAGCTTACAGAAGCTACTTTCAGAAGCTTCATCACTAGCCATGCATCCTTCGGGTGGAAAAGTTCATGGAAAACAAAAGTCTGAACCAgatatttctggaaataaaacatGGCCTCAAGATACAGGTTTTGCTGAGACTGAGGGAGAAGACAAAGGACATAAGGAGAGCATTTATGAGCATGTAGACAAAACAGTAGCTCCTCCGAAGGTTAAGCTGAACACTTTGACTGCTAGTCTAGACAAACTCCTAAAGGAAGCTACTGGAACTTCGCCCTGTGCCTTGCCAAGTGTGTTGGAACCTGTTACCACTAGGATCAGCTCTGAACCTGAAGAGGGTAGAGTTTATGAAAAAGGGATAGAAGGGACAGAATGGAGTCCCAGCACATCAGCCTATCAGAAAGTGCTAATAGCTCCTTTTCCAAAGGGAAGCGAAACTTTGGTAAATACAGCTCTTTCCCAGAAATCTGGAAGTGGCGAATGCCAGCCAAGCACGGAGGATGGGTGTCAGGTAGCTGCAGAAAGTTCTCACCCATCGGGTCCACCTTCCCATCTTTACAGAAAAGATTCTTTTGGGAATGTGGCCAACTCTTCCCAAGAGAGGCCTTCTTCCAGAGATGCTCATCTTGCTCCCCAGGATGAGGCATTACCTTCACAAAGGGAAATTTCAGAGACTGTAGAAAAAGTCATTCTTTCACCTAAACCCACCTTGAATGATATAAATGTTGTAttacaaaagctactgagagaaGCTTGCTATCCAGTGGGGAGGGAAGTAGTGCCTGGGGAAGTAAAAGCAGAATTTCCTGAAGGAGTCCAGGCAGCAGGTAGCCCCCCAAATTCTATACCAGGGGCTACAATGGATGTTACAGTTCCAGACAAAGATGATTTTTGTTCCTTCAATGTAGTCCCTGATAAAACTCACAACGCTGGATCTTATTTAGCTGCTCGAGTGCCTCCATCAGAGCAAACCCGTCACTCATGTGATTCCCCTGTTACTCAGTGTGGCAAAGAGTTACCTCAGGAAGTGGCAGAAATTATGAGGGAAACAGTTATTCAACCTAAATCAGAGTTCCTAGAATTCAGTGCTGGCTTAGAAAAACTATTGAAGGAAGCAACTGAACCCCCCTCCTCAAAATACGAAAGTGACCCAGGAACTCTTTCTCCATCAAATGTAACAG GTTCAGAAGAAGAACCCAGTCCTGTCTTGAAAACTTTGGAAAGGAGTGCTGCTAGGAAAATGCCTTCCAAAAGTCTAGAAGACATTTCGTCAGATTCACCAA ATCAAGCAAAAATAGATAATCTGCCAGAAGAATTAGTACGTAGTGCTGAAGATG ATCAAAAAACAGATCAGGAACCAGACACAAATGAGTGCATACCAGGAA TTTCCACAGTGCCTTCACCACCTGATAATCCATTTTCCCACCCTGACAAACTCAAAAGGATGAGCAAGTCCGTTCCAGCATTTCTCCAAGATGAG GTAAGCGGCAGTGTGATGAGTGTTTACAGTGGAGACTTTGGCAATCTGGAAGTGAAAGGAAATATTCAGTTTGCAATCGACTATGTGGACTCACTGAAGGAGTTACACGTCTTTGTGGCCCAGTGTAAAGACTTAGCAGCAGCAGATGTTAAAAAACAGCGCTCAGACCC ATATGTGAAGACCTATTTGTTACCAGACAAGGGCAAAATGGGCAAGAAGAAAACACTTGTAGTGAAGAAGACTTTGAATCCTGTGTATAACGAGATACTGAGG TATAAAGTcgaaaaacaaatcttaaaaacacaaaagttgAACCTCTCTGTTTGGCATCGGGATACATTTAAGCGCAATAGTTTTCTAGGGGAAGTGGAACTTGACTTGGAAACTTGGGACTGggacaacaaacaaaataaacaactgaAATGGTACCCTCTGAAGCGAAAG ACAGCACCGATTGCCCTTGAAGCGGAAAACAGAGGTGAAATGAAGTTAGCTCTCCAGTACGTCCCAGAGCCAATTCCTG GTAAAAAGCTTCCGACAACGGGAGAGGTGCACATCTGGGTGAAGGAATGTCTTGATCTACCACAGCTAAGGGGCAGCCATCTAAATTCTTTTGTTAAATG TATCATCCTTCCAGATACAAGTAGGAAAAGTCGTCAAAAAACCAGAGCTGTAGGGAAAACCACCAATCCTGTCTTCAACCACACCATGGTGTATGACGGGTTCAGGCCTGAAGATCTGACAGAAGCCTGTGTAGAGCTTACTGTCTGGGACCATTACAAATTAACCAACCAGTTTTTGGGAGGTCTTCGGATTGGCTTTGGAACAG gTAAAAGCTATGGTACTGAAGTGGATTGGATGGACTCTACTTCAGAGGAAGTTGCTCTCTGGGAAAAGATGGTAAATTCCCCCAACACTTGGATTGAAGCAACTCTGCCTCTCAGAATGCTGCTGATTGCCAAGATTTCAAAATGA